The Maritimibacter sp. DP1N21-5 DNA window ATTGCCCCCTGACACCACCGAGACTGCCGAGGTCGCGGCCGTCGAACCTGAGGTGGCGCCGGAACCGGAACCGGAACCCGAGGAAACCCGGCAAGAAGCCCTGCGCTCCGAGGGCCTGCTCGACGCCGACCAACGCAAGGCGCTTCAGGTCGCGCTGCAGTGGGAGGGGTTCTACAACGCGGGCATCGACGGCGCGTTCGGCCCGGGCACCCGCGCCTCGATGGCGGCTTGGCAGGAAGCCAAGGGCTATGAGGCCACAGGCGTGCTGACCACCCGGCAACGCGCCCGGTTGCAAGGCGACTATCAGGCGACGCTCGACAGCCTCGGCCTCGCCTCCGTGACCGACCGGGACGCGGGGATCGAGATCGTCATGCCAACCGCCATGGTCAGCTTCGACCGCTACGAAGCCCCCTTCGCCCATTACACCGGCGACGAAGGCGTTCGCGTGGTCCTGATTTCCCAATCCGGCGGCCAGTCCACGCTCTACGGGCTCTACGACATTCTCCAGTCGCTCGAAGTCGTGCCGCCGACGGGCGAGCGCAATCGCGGCAGCAATGATTTCACGATCAACGGCGAGGACCGCAACATCCTGTCCTACACCTATGCGACAGTCGTGGACGGGGCGGTGAAAGGCTACATGCTCATCTGGCCGAAGTCCGGCGACGAGCGTCTGCTCACGATGGCGATGGACGCGATGAAATCGAGCTTCGCGTCGACCGGCACGACCGTTCTTGACGACAACGCCGGCCTCGATGAAGCGATGCAGAGCGTCGACCTCGTCTCCGGGCTGGAGGTGCGTCGCGCCGACCGTGCGATGACGGGGTTCTACGTGGATGGCACGGGCACCGTGCTGACCTCGACCGCCGCCGTTGCCGGCTGCGAGCAGATCACGCTGGACGAAAGCTATCCTGCCTCCGTCGTCGCAAGTGACGAAGGGCTTGGAATAGCGCTTGTGAA harbors:
- a CDS encoding serine protease, with translation MKRIISGAAVLAGIFWAGLAAAQSFWVQVEANATLNAAEEASRRYAADIQDVAGFRLGASGWYATAVGPFTEEAASARLLELLGTGSIPRDSYITDGAAYSQQFWPVGANALTAPTGEVTPPETLAETVAEDVAEDLAQELPPDTTETAEVAAVEPEVAPEPEPEPEETRQEALRSEGLLDADQRKALQVALQWEGFYNAGIDGAFGPGTRASMAAWQEAKGYEATGVLTTRQRARLQGDYQATLDSLGLASVTDRDAGIEIVMPTAMVSFDRYEAPFAHYTGDEGVRVVLISQSGGQSTLYGLYDILQSLEVVPPTGERNRGSNDFTINGEDRNILSYTYATVVDGAVKGYMLIWPKSGDERLLTMAMDAMKSSFASTGTTVLDDNAGLDEAMQSVDLVSGLEVRRADRAMTGFYVDGTGTVLTSTAAVAGCEQITLDESYPASVVASDEGLGIALVKPEQALAPAASAAFLTTDARLKSDVAVAGYSFGGRLSSATLTFGQLADVKGLEGEDNVYRLDLVSQDGDTGGPILTNGGAVIGMLKAMAGDNRTYPPEVSFAVKAGALTAFLGENGVEPAAQDTSGDMAPHALAVKAADMAVLVSCWE